The following coding sequences lie in one Gadus morhua chromosome 20, gadMor3.0, whole genome shotgun sequence genomic window:
- the zgc:152951 gene encoding uncharacterized protein zgc:152951 isoform X1, with product MGESENSARGRVTVYSIQGCPHCVQAKATLGRLGVPVCDVNLGKHPELRAVVKELTGRSTVPQIFFNQVHVGGNDDLQKLDPEELQKLVHLVRDEPTDTPPLPEDEQSEEGTGEADGEFVCERDELASLVEDFKGSNVIGSHRMGLSLIKKSFSEKQLIDWLQKEKGMARAQACETGLGLLERKYMVSVEGSGKRAEGRFGEGSCRGDTLYRLLEHESPLALNAGQTAACTPLQAAELSSIMREIVLKLFSDHLSADGKRVDYKAMKVSPLFERYCDMAVQLQRVELASLTREEKLAFFINTYNALVIHGYLRLGPPTSMWQRYRFFNYVSYLIGGEVFTLQDIENGVLRGNSKGMAQLLRPFSKTDPRLQIALPDAEPLIHFALNCGASGCPPIKTYTPQGIDSQLRTAAEAFLENDDGCVVDSEKREVRLSQIFKWYKADFGGTEEKLLNWVLEHMGDSPKKSNLQGILSAGKTKVSYLPYDWSTNSTH from the exons ATGGGAGAGTCTGAGAACAGTGCCCGCGGCCGGGTAACCGTGTACTCTATCCAGGGTTGTCCCCACTGTGTGCAGGCCAAAGCCACTCTTGGACGTCTGGGCGTGCCGGTATGCGATGTCAACCTGGGAAAACATCCAGAGCTGCGGGCTGTGGTGAAGGAACTGACGGGGCGAAGCACAGTTCCCCAAATATTCTTCAACCAAGTCCACGTAGGGGGTAATGACGACCTGCAGAAACTG GATCCAGAGGAGCTTCAGAAACTGGTGCACCTCGTGAGAGACGAGCCCACCGACACGCCACCGCTGCCCGAAGATGAACAATCAGAAGAAGGAACAGGGGAGGCTGACGGAG agtttgtgtgtgagagggatgAACTGGCGAGCCTGGTAGAGGACTTCAAAGGGTCCAATGTGATTGGGTCCCATAGAATGGGGCTGAGTTTGATCAAAAAGAGCTTCTCCGAGAAACAGCTGATTGACTGGCTGCAGAAAGAGAAGGGCATGG ctAGAGCCCAGGCCTGTGAGACTGGTCTAGGGTTGCTTGAGAGGAAGTACATGGTGAGCGTGGAGGGCTCTGGGAAGCGGGCGGAGGGCCGCTTCGGAGAGGGCAGCTGCAGAGGGGACACTCTGTACAGGCTGCTGGAGCACGAGTCCCCACTGGCCCTCAATGCGGGACAGACGGCCGCCTGCACCCCCCTCCAGG CTGCGGAGCTGTCTTCTATTATGAGGGAGATAGTCCTCAAGCTGTTCTCTGATCATCTCTCGGCCGATGGcaag cgtgtgGACTACAAGGCCATGAAGGTGAGCCCTCTGTTTGAGCGCTACTGCGACATGGCGGTGCAGCTGCAGCGCGTGGAGCTGGCGTCGCTGACCAGGGAGGAGAAGCTGGCCTTCTTCATCAACACCTACAACGCCCTGGTCATCCACGGCTACCTGCGCCTGGGCCCCCCCACCAGCATGTGGCAGAGATACCGG TTCTTCAACTATGTGAGCTACCTGATTGGCGGAGAGGTCTTCACCCTGCAGGACATTGAGAACGGCGTCCTGAGGGGGAACAGTAAGGGCATGGCTCAGCTCCTCAGGCCCTTCTCCAAGACAGATCCCCGCCTGCAG ATTGCACTGCCAGACGCGGAACCCCTCATTCATTTTGCCCTCAACTGTGGGGCATCGGGCTGCCCCCCCATTAAGACCTACACCCCACAG GGCATCGACAGCCAGCTACGCACTGCCGCCGAAGCCTTCCTGGAGAACGATGATGGTTGTGTGGTGGATTCAGAGAAACGAGAAGTGCGACTCAGCCAGATCTTCAAGTGGTACAAGGCTGACTTTGGAGGCACAGAGGAGAAG CTTTTAAACTGGGTGCTGGAGCACATGGGTGACTCACCCAAGAAGAGCAACTTGCAGGGCATCCTCTCTGCTGGGAAGACCAAAGTCAGCTATCTTCCTTACGATTGGAGCACCAACAGCACCCATTGA
- the zgc:152951 gene encoding uncharacterized protein zgc:152951 isoform X2, producing MGESENSARGRVTVYSIQGCPHCVQAKATLGRLGVPVCDVNLGKHPELRAVVKELTGRSTVPQIFFNQVHVGGNDDLQKLDPEELQKLVHLVRDEPTDTPPLPEDEQSEEGTGEADGAAELSSIMREIVLKLFSDHLSADGKRVDYKAMKVSPLFERYCDMAVQLQRVELASLTREEKLAFFINTYNALVIHGYLRLGPPTSMWQRYRFFNYVSYLIGGEVFTLQDIENGVLRGNSKGMAQLLRPFSKTDPRLQIALPDAEPLIHFALNCGASGCPPIKTYTPQGIDSQLRTAAEAFLENDDGCVVDSEKREVRLSQIFKWYKADFGGTEEKLLNWVLEHMGDSPKKSNLQGILSAGKTKVSYLPYDWSTNSTH from the exons ATGGGAGAGTCTGAGAACAGTGCCCGCGGCCGGGTAACCGTGTACTCTATCCAGGGTTGTCCCCACTGTGTGCAGGCCAAAGCCACTCTTGGACGTCTGGGCGTGCCGGTATGCGATGTCAACCTGGGAAAACATCCAGAGCTGCGGGCTGTGGTGAAGGAACTGACGGGGCGAAGCACAGTTCCCCAAATATTCTTCAACCAAGTCCACGTAGGGGGTAATGACGACCTGCAGAAACTG GATCCAGAGGAGCTTCAGAAACTGGTGCACCTCGTGAGAGACGAGCCCACCGACACGCCACCGCTGCCCGAAGATGAACAATCAGAAGAAGGAACAGGGGAGGCTGACGGAG CTGCGGAGCTGTCTTCTATTATGAGGGAGATAGTCCTCAAGCTGTTCTCTGATCATCTCTCGGCCGATGGcaag cgtgtgGACTACAAGGCCATGAAGGTGAGCCCTCTGTTTGAGCGCTACTGCGACATGGCGGTGCAGCTGCAGCGCGTGGAGCTGGCGTCGCTGACCAGGGAGGAGAAGCTGGCCTTCTTCATCAACACCTACAACGCCCTGGTCATCCACGGCTACCTGCGCCTGGGCCCCCCCACCAGCATGTGGCAGAGATACCGG TTCTTCAACTATGTGAGCTACCTGATTGGCGGAGAGGTCTTCACCCTGCAGGACATTGAGAACGGCGTCCTGAGGGGGAACAGTAAGGGCATGGCTCAGCTCCTCAGGCCCTTCTCCAAGACAGATCCCCGCCTGCAG ATTGCACTGCCAGACGCGGAACCCCTCATTCATTTTGCCCTCAACTGTGGGGCATCGGGCTGCCCCCCCATTAAGACCTACACCCCACAG GGCATCGACAGCCAGCTACGCACTGCCGCCGAAGCCTTCCTGGAGAACGATGATGGTTGTGTGGTGGATTCAGAGAAACGAGAAGTGCGACTCAGCCAGATCTTCAAGTGGTACAAGGCTGACTTTGGAGGCACAGAGGAGAAG CTTTTAAACTGGGTGCTGGAGCACATGGGTGACTCACCCAAGAAGAGCAACTTGCAGGGCATCCTCTCTGCTGGGAAGACCAAAGTCAGCTATCTTCCTTACGATTGGAGCACCAACAGCACCCATTGA
- the c20h3orf38 gene encoding uncharacterized protein C3orf38 homolog, whose product MVSKMAGLSDKERIGCAKLLSLMPESDVRSLCETVTSKKIQVETTRAAIEAIVSYSNDAAELFKRRKVHRDIIFKYLAKEGIVMPIHCDKTLLVKRTLEFWSSGKRGQPTSGADPGRRPGPPASPGPCQGRASVPQPKPGAPRAPAYEFSRPGPEIQSTEIKAEITVEQSSEQFCRWFFQLLNSQNPSLGQAPQDWGPQHFWIDAKLNLVSSVGNQQVEQIQGADLVHLRLLALVKDERLFLNPNLEPHGHRFISSPHGLVLVAVAGTIHRDNCWLGIFEQVFGLICTPMENTWKIKFTDLRVRGAGTQDGAEGMSPTVTCDFDELQRQHRS is encoded by the exons ATGGTGTCAAAGATGGCAGGACTATCAGATAAGGAGCGCATTGGCTGCGCAAAGTTACTGAGCTTGATGCCAGAAAGTGATGTACGATCGCTTTGTGAGACTGTCACAAGTAAAAAGATCCAAGTAGAAACTACCCGAG CCGCAATTGAAGCTATTGTGTCTTACTCCAACGATGCGGCGGAGCTTTTCAAAAGGAGGAAAGTGCATCGAGATATAATTTTCAAGTACCTCGCCAAAGAGGGGATCGTCATGCCAATTCATTGTGATAAAACACTACTAGTGAAAAGGACCTTAGAGTTTTGGTCATCTGGAAAG CGTGGGCAACCAACAAGTGGAGCAGATCCAGGGCGCCGACCTGGTCCACCTGCGTCTCCTGGCCCTTGTCAAGGACGAGCGTCTGTTCCTCAACCCAAACCTGGAGCCCCACGGGCACCGGCTTAT GAGTTCTCTCGTCCAGGCCCAGAGATCCAGTCCACAGAAATAAAGGCTGAGATAACGGTTGAGCAATCGAGTGAACAGTTTTGCCGGTGGTTCTTTCAGCTCCTAAACAGCCAGAACCCCTCCTTGGGCCAGGCTCCTCAAGACTGGGGACCACAACACTTCTGGATAGATGCAAAACTAAATCTTGTATCTAG CGTGGGCAACCAACAAGTGGAGCAGATCCAGGGCGCCGACCTGGTCCACCTGCGTCTCCTGGCCCTTGTCAAGGACGAGCGTCTGTTCCTCAACCCAAACCTGGAGCCCCACGGGCACCGGTTTATATCCTCCCCGCATGGGCTGGTGCTGGTCGCCGTGGCCGGAACCATCCATCGGGACAACTGCTGGCTGGGGATCTTCGAGCAGGTGTTTGGCCTCATCTGCACGCCGATGGAAAACACCTGGAAGATAAAGTTCACGGATCTAAGAGTCAGAGGGGCCGGGACTCAAGATGGGGCAGAAGGAATGTCACCAACGGTGACCTGTGACTTTGACGAGCTGCAGCGCCAACATAGATCCTAA